One Eriocheir sinensis breed Jianghai 21 unplaced genomic scaffold, ASM2467909v1 Scaffold3, whole genome shotgun sequence genomic region harbors:
- the LOC126991541 gene encoding proline-rich protein 36-like, whose protein sequence is MPSDKRDRPVSDPEVSDSGSPLDKQLRLESESECDKATLAPVPPSSDDEWVLVEGRRRRRSRLTPTATAARPSASSTATAATTTATAAATPASSDSSAATLFHGGRQAPPNHAPTSAASASPGTASTSNAAPAASLPATPGTAPPSHPESAGSGPSTPKVLVPPTAGFDTALDLAEGKPVTLRQVGEATTKGVVTAYPVAMPLNALLRHPDVLSADRCLTRDGLATRQVMITLKGPLPGSLDLGSWGVFYTRPFNKEPLRCYCCQQFGHHRSRCNRPAVCGMCSGPHITEGCLEKIQGRGGGAGRLSELQAAPPRLEPPLPHTEDYSRARHPEAGGMAGRPQPVSPSLDPTVPLLLPPPPHASPSCSSNASIRGPLPQPPSATRHQSHNPNHSGTTCPATSGNSVLPPPLPPPPMAQRKHRRRNCQYPQRPQVPPPRSVLVTKDALEGMLPSFALALTTLLQLTPDKAAIEVIANATVAEHFPTTANTAPTPAAPQEIRSPASLPAEPMPTVTPLPHQEAVMDTDAPEAPATQSSPPGQTSVTFAIGRSPPRSHVPVQTVPPRSRITQPKRKVEQRRRGPAPTLTTAPVSTPAASVRGGR, encoded by the exons ATGCCCTCTGACAAACGTGACCGCCCTGTCAGCGACCCGGAAGTCTCCGACTCCGGATCGCCCTTGGACAAACAGCTCCGCCTTGAGTCTGAGAGCGAGTGCGATAAGGCGACCCTTGCCCCGGTCCCCCCCTCGTCTGATGATGAGTGGGTGCTGGTGGAGGGTAGACGTAGACGCCGCTCTCGGCTGACGCCCACTGCCACCGCTGCTCGACCCTCTGCCTCGTCCACCGCCACCGCTGCTACCACGACCGCCACCGCTGCTGCCACGCCCGCCTCCTCTGACTCCTCGGCTGCCACCTTGTTCCACGGTGGGCGCCAGGCGCCCCCCAACCACGCCCCTACCTCTGCTGCCTCTGCCTCGCCCGGCACCGCTTCTACCTCCAACGCCGCTCCTGCTGCTTCCCTCCCTGCCACGCCCGGCACTGCTCCTCCATCACACCCCGAGTCTGCTGGTTCCGGCCCTTCGACCCCCAAAGTCCTGGTTCCTCCGACGGCGGGGTTCGATACGGCTCTCGACCTTGCCGAG GGCAAGCCTGTCACCCTGCGACAGGTTGGCGAGGCCACCACCAAGGGCGTGGTGACCGCCTATCCCGTGGCAATGCCCCTGAATGCCCTCCTTCGCCACCCAGACGTCCTCTCTGCAGACAGGTGCCTGACGCGGGACGGGCTCGCCACCAGACAGGTGATGATCACCCTGAAGGGGCCACTCCCGGGCTCCCTAGACCTGGGGAGCTGGGGGGTATTCTACACCCGCCCCTTCAACAAGGAGCCTCTGAGATGCTACTGCTGCCAACAATTCGGGCACCACCGCTCCCGATGCAACCGCCCCGCTGTGTGCGGCATGTGCTCCGGGCCGCACATAACAGAGGGGTGCTTGGAAAAAATACAAGGCCGGGGAGGAGGTGCAGGCAGGTTGTCCGAATTGCAAGCTGCACCACCACGCCTGGAGCCACCGCTGCCCCACACGGAGGACTATAGTCGAGCGAGGCATCCAGAGGCAGGTGGAATGGCAGGCCGCCCACAACCCGTCTCGCCCTCCTTGGACCCGACAGTCCCGCTCCTGCTCCCGCCCCCGCCACATGCAAGCCCCTCCTGCTCCAGCAACGCTAGCATCCGAGGACCACTTCCCCAGCCTCCTTCCGCCACGCGCCACCAGAGCCACAACCCCAACCACAGCGGCACCACCTGCCCCGCAACCTC CGGCAACTCCgtgcttcccccccccctcccccccccgcccatGGCACAGCGCAAACACCGACGGCGCAACTGTCAGTACCCGCAACGTCCGCAAGTTCCACCCCCAAGGTCAGTGCTCGTCACCAAGGACGCGCTGGAGGGCATGCTACCAAGCTTTGCCTTGGCCCTCACCACTCTACTACAGCTGACGCCGGACAAGGCAGCGATAGAGGTAATTGCAAATGCGACCGTGGCGGAGCACTTTCCGACAACTGCAAACACAGCTCCAACACCGGCAGCGCCTCAAGAAATACGGAGCCCCGCCTCTCTTCCCGCCGAGCCCATGCCGACCgttacccccctccctcaccaggAGGCTGTGATGGACACCGACGCGCCCGAGGCTCCCGCCACCCAGAGCTCACCACCGGGTCAGACATCAGTCACCTTCGCCATCGGCCGCTCCCCACCACGGTCGCACGTCCCGGTGCAAACAGTCCCGCCGCGCTCCCGCATCACACAGCCCAAGCGGAAGGTGGAGCAGAGGCGCCGCGGCCCTGCGCCCACCCTCACGACGGCCCCCGTGTCCACCCCGGCGGCGTCCGTGAGGGGCGGCCGCTGA